One Purpureocillium takamizusanense chromosome 1, complete sequence genomic window carries:
- the REG1_1 gene encoding protein phosphatase regulator (COG:S~EggNog:ENOG503NXI0): MAAVLTSEYSNHFISSSMRRSQSQSNLVAAPASYRQPNPNIHSQYAMPSKSYAESDHSSAPSSPPPVIQAESTDISFSSTPASNLSIASEYDEALAFDETSDDHFNPPLLSQDKFFLPPTIQHDDNLEPPPSPKTGDSYTVSPAEPDTSGVASGPDTPECPEHAEDDSAVSSKPSRQVDYLSHEWKEEDIWSSWRYIISKRDEFPNSKRLENASWRTWMKAKNKLKTISPEELNWLKDCDVTWLYGPLQSGSNRLNPTQTEPSSSTLSKSESLVNLNKKPILKKRSMSELMLQRSITAASLLKQATAAVQAQETRKSALRPNISRANTDCYVTYPLSTRRLSQGNNSSVAQSTDSSGMSSPFPERKHIHFNEQVEQCIAVEVKGDEDDDVDMDRYDEGSDSDDGGVMMKRVKAKKRGPSSKRKTKKVVQPEGKTIAKLPSTTLKYREDTPELDSAMKHSTGVYRSPILSPSSSQETLRPTKQPSDFYFGEEDDDMEDAPDASAFGWRSPPGNGLSRSTSTGSLCDEPVGMRRTPSGMFMPCEEGDPSAGDGILGRVIDTVNTARDIAHVIWNVGWRK, encoded by the exons ATGGCAGCTGTCCTCACCTCCGAGTACAGCAATCATTTcatctcctcgtcgatgcgcCGCTCACAGTCCCAGTCGAACCTggtcgccgcgccggcctcgtaTCGTCAGCCAAACCCCAACATCCACAGCCAGTATGCGATGCCCTCCAAGTCGTACGCTGAATCCGACCACTCCTCcgctccgtcgtcaccgcccccGGTCATTCAGGCTGAATCCACCGATATCTCCTTCTCCTCAACACCAGCCAGCAACCTCTCCATAGCCTCCGAGTATGACGAGGCTCTCGCCTTCGACGAAACATCTGATGACCACTTTAACCCGCCCCTCTTATCCCAAGACAAGTTCTTCCTGCCGCCGACTATACAACACGACGATAACCTCGAGCCGCCTCCGAGTCCCAAGACCGGGGACTCGTATACGGTGTCTCCGGCAGAGCCCGACACCTCGGGAGTAGCCTCGGGTCCCGACACGCCCGAGTGCCCGGAACATGCCGAGGATGACAGTGCCGTCTCAAGTAAACCTTCGCGACAGGTGGACTACCTATCTCACGagtggaaggaggaggacatATGGTCTTCGTGGCGGTACATAATATCAAAACGAGATGAGTTTCCCAACAGCAAGCGCTTGGAGAATGCCTCTTGGAGGACGTGGATGAAGGCCAAGAATAAGCTGAAGACGATTTCGCCCGAGGAGCTAAATTG GCTCAAGGATTGCGACGTCACATGGCTCTATGGGCCCCTGCAATCTGGATCAAACCGCCTAAACCCGACTCAGACAGAGCCATCGAGCTCGACCCTATCTAAGTCGGAGTCTCTGGTTAACCTCAACAAAAAGCCTATCCTCAAGAAGCGGAGCATGTCGGAGCTCATGCTACAGAGGTCCATCACGGCTGCATCACTCCTCAAGCAGGCCACGGCTGCAGTTCAGGCTCAGGAAACAAGGAAAAGCGCACTGCGGCCCAACATATCGCGCGCCAACACGGATTGCTACGTCACCTATCCTTTGTCCACGAGAAGGCTGAGCCAGGGAAACAACAGCTCCGTGGCCCAGTCAACTGACTCGTCTGGGATGTCTTCCCCGTTCCCTGAGCGGAAGCATATTCATTTCAATGAGCAGGTGGAACAAtgcatcgccgtcgaggtcaagggcgacgaggatgacgatgttGACATGGATCGTTACGACGAAGGCAGCGACtcggacgatggcggcgtcatgATGAAGCGTGTCAAGGCTAAGAAGCGAGGCCCGTCATCGAAGAGGAAAACGAAGAAGGTCGTTCAGCCAGAAGGGAAGACCATTGCCAAGCTaccctcgacgacgctcaaGTATCGGGAGGACACTCCAGAGCTGGACAGTGCCATGAAGCACAGCACTGGAGTCTACCGCAGTCCCATActctcgccgtcttcctctcAGGAGACCCTACGGCCCACCAAGCAACCCTCCGACTTCTActttggcgaggaggatgacgacatGGAAGATGCTCCTGACGCCAGTGCATTCGGTTGGCGATCACCTCCCGGCAACGGTTTATCCCGGTCCACGTCCACGGGGAGCCTGTGCGACGAGCCAGTTGGGATGCGCCGGACGCCCTCTGGCATGTTCATGCCGTGCGAGGAAGGAGATCCATCTGCCGGAGACGGCATTTTGGGTCGTGTCATCGACACTGTCAATACGGCACGAGACATTGCGCATGTCATCTGGAATGTCGGCTGGAGGAAGTAA
- the MSU1 gene encoding Exoribonuclease II (COG:J~BUSCO:EOG09260JNY~EggNog:ENOG503NXKZ), protein MIHASGRPFICRQCLARRLSSPRAPRPSETPKLIFVATYRKWASTQNVPPSGRINIPKAPSDKSSTADRERKVPIRERLQQWAAEQGQQHALTLPPDIFMYGTISNSLSRAESTGSSALDQLKPADSSSPDGVGGERDQEDSELAVAVDSREPGDLVELSQSGSRMPIFAVYLGFFGNRNHFYAVNGKWITSTGFTSLFAVSNFATPSELDAVLAKIRSGATPEDFDELRRLDSGPSREDGIVLINRMHDFLRKSELIYQANLAKLEGARTLLSNSRSIQYLSLFEIADALLPANLKGDDGFHATALYAVHTAVYRNEAGFVPLGPSTDCHRRDHLFEVFPQNFTSIIDGVAMMVREYTEASMKHSRPLYPAELEETTLGRFVLQAREVVSRNRQHREWTPHGILKPSSASDLPKVEWSPPSKDVITFLEWWASYNVFDAGSRYHSYGALILRALGLYQDVPLDQSTAWTFLQESGIIAPWEILSRYRVRFPHVTIDRGGGLVRDQPKDLEQSMRLDIAADARRRRSGATIFCIDAPSTVLIDDGVSLEYTDKADEYWIHVHAADPASAIAPNSELCKFMELIPENIYLPGHFQAMIPSELGEEDSKDYRSEGLTTRFSLRSGAPALTFSARVNEAGDILDQRIEPSVLDQVKYLDPKDVSLFCDEPPSPPFHGYHLSVGTPPAHGEVLPTRSITATGDLDTAEQNDLLTLYRLAEAIKQKRLLKGAWPYFFPRPTVSVAFNNDFPDGNSTEETTRLPADPYIEVGQGESNGCSVVANSMVLAGHIAARWCSARGIPVPYRRDVKTAQNFATAFDYATREIYPLIHKGIEPTPGQRQELFKLTGGIELSSQPGPYFLLGLDMYAKATSPLRRFSDLVVHWQIHAALAHERQLQRAMDPAVDDIGKILPFTSAKLANTLPLLQVRERMARAMARGSLDWVLIALVRAWRFEGTAPRTLKFSVGTRWRQGLVGRLDMFDLPAVLDIAGLDGLCLVKDVKVGDEFEVELVDVNVHSRQILVRATRYLGGGDIGGRQPSQTQPSA, encoded by the exons ATGATTCACGCCTCTGGACGGCCCTTTATTTGTCGGCAATGTCTCGCTCGTCGACTGAGCAGTCcaagggcgccgcgcccatcCGAGACGCCAAAGTTGATATTTGTCGCGACATATAGA AAATGGGCGAGTACGCAGAACGTGCCTCCCTCGGGGCGTATAAACATACCCAAGGCTCCGTCAGACAAGAGTTCTACGGCCGACCGCGAGCGAAAAGTACCTATTCGCGAACGCCTACAGCAGTGGGCAGCTGAGCAAGGCCAGCAACACGCTCTCACCTTGCCCCCAGACATCTTCATGTATGGGACCATTTCCAACAGCCTCAGTCGAGCTGAATCGACTGGGTCGTCGGCTCTGGATCAGCTCAAACCGGCTGATTCGAGCTCGCCagacggcgtgggcggcgaacGAGACCAGGAAGACTCTGAGCTGGCAGTAGCAGTCGATTCAAGAGAACCAGGTGATCTTGTGGAGCTCAG TCAGAGCGGCTCGAGAATGCCCATTTTCGCTGTATATCTTGGCTTCTTCGGCAATCGCAATCACTTCTACGCCGTCAATGGCAAATGGATCACTAGCACGGGCTTCACGTCATTGTTCGCAGTGTCCAATTTTGCGACGCCCTCAGAATTGGATGCGGTGCTTGCCAAGATCCGGAGCGGCGCGACACCAGAGGACTTTGACGAGCTGCGACGACTGGATAGTGGCCCGTCCCGAGAAGACGGCATTGTCTTGATCAATAGGATGCATGACTTTCTCAGAAAATCAGAGTTGATATATCAAGCGAATCTTGCGAAGCTGGAAGGTGCCCGCACGCTGCTGTCCAACTCCCGCAGCATTCAGTATCTCAGCCTATTCGAGATTGCAGACGCTCTCCTACCAGCGAATctcaagggcgacgacggcttccaCGCTACCGCGCTGTACGCTGTGCATACCGCCGTATATCGCAACGAGGCGGGGTTTGTCCCCCTAGGCCCCTCCACCGACTGCCACCGTCGTGATCATCTATTTGAGGTGTTTCCGCAAAACTTCACTAGCATCATCGACGGagtggccatgatggtgcGCGAATACACCGAAGCCAGCATGAAGCACTCGAGGCCTCTTTATCCGGCTGAGCTGGAGGAAACCACGCTCGGCCGATTTGTCCTGCAGGCGCGAGAGGTCGTCTCGCGCAATCGTCAACATCGAGAATGGACGCCTCACGGCATTCTAAAGCCGTCGTCTGCTTCAGATCTGCCCAAAGTGGAATGGAGTCCGCCAAGCAAGGACGTCATTACCTTCTTAGAATGGTGGGCAAGCTACAACGTGTTTGACGCGGGCTCCCGCTATCACTCTTATGGCGCGCTCATCCTGCGGGCGCTGGGTCTTTACCAGGACGTGCCCCTCGACCAAAGCACTGCTTGGACTTTTCTTCAGGAGAGTGGGATTATCGCCCCTTGGGAAATTCTTTCGCGCTACAGAGTACGGTTCCCTCATGTCACAATAGACAGGGGCGGGGGTCTCGTGCGTGACCAGCCGAAAGACCTTGAACAGTCGATGCGGCTCGATATTGCAGCAGacgcgaggaggcggagatCTGGCGCCACCATTTTCTGCATCGACGCCCCATCCACAGTCCTCATAGACGACGGCGTTTCTTTGGAGTATACCGACAAGGCGGATGAATACTGGATACATGTTCATGCAGCGGACCCTGCGTCCGCCATTGCTCCAAATTCGGAGCTCTGTAAGTTCATGGAGCTCATCCCTGAGAATATCTATCTCCCGGGGCATTTTCAAGCCATGATACCTTCAGAGCTTGGCGAGGAAGACTCCAAGGACTACAGATCCGAGGGCCTCACTACAAGATTCTCACTTCGCTCTGGGGCACCGGCTCTCACGTTCAGTGCCAGGGTCAACGAGGCTGGCGACATTCTGGACCAGAGAATCGAGCCCAGCGTGCTCGACCAGGTCAAATACTTGGATCCCAAGGACGTGTCGTTGTTCTGCGACGAACCTCCTTCTCCACCGTTCCATGGCTATCATCTGTCAGTGGGAACGCCTCCGGCCCATGGAGAGGTCCTCCCCACACGCTCCATCACGGCGACTGGGGACCTAGATACCGCCGAACAAAATGATCTTCTGACCTTGTAtcggctggccgaggcgatTAAGCAAAAGCGGCTACTCAAAGGGGCGTGGCCGTATTTCTTCCCCAGACCTACAGTCTCTGTGGCGTTCAACAACGACTTCCCGGACGGTAATTCAACAGAGGAGACGACAAGGCTCCCTGCGGATCCATACATCGAAGTTGGGCAAGGGGAATCCAATGGCTGTTCCGTCGTGGCAAATTCGATGGTGCTAGCTGGACACATCGCTGCGCGGTGGTGCTCGGCTCGCGGCATTCCAGTTCCATATCGTCGGGACGTCAAGACGGCCCAGAATTTTGCCACAGCCTTTGATTACGCAACAAGGGAGATATACCCCCTCATTCACAAGGGCATCGAGCCGACTcctgggcagcggcaggagcTGTTTAAGCTGACAGGGGGTATCGAGCTTTCATCACAGCCAGGCCCGTACTTCTTGCTTGGTCTAGACATGTACGCGAAGGCCACGTCCCCGCTTAGGCGCTTCTcggacctcgtcgtccactgGCAGATACACGCAGCCCTGGCCCATGAACGACAGCTGCAGCGTGCGATGGATCCGGCCGTGGACGACATTGGAAAGATTTTACCATTTACAAGTGCGAAGCTGGCAAATACCTTGCCACTTCTGCAAGTGCGTgagaggatggcgagggcaaTGGCCCGGGGCTCTCTGGACTGGGTCCTCATTGCCTTGGTTAGAGCCTGGCGGTTCGAAGGCACGGCACCGCGAACCTTGAAGTTTAGCGTTGGCACCCGTTGGCGACAGGGCCTCGTTGGTCGGCTCGACATGTTCGACCTCCCCGCGGTGCTGGACATTGCCGGGCTGGACGGCTTGTGCCTCGTCAAGGACGTGAAAGTGGGCGACGAGTTTGAGgtggagctcgtcgacgtcaacgTGCACTCGCGGCAGATCCTCGTCCGGGCCACGCGATACCTCGGTGGGGGTGACATTGGTGGTAGGCAGCCGTCACAGACGCAACCATCAGCCTGA